A genome region from Bacillaceae bacterium IKA-2 includes the following:
- the acnA gene encoding aconitate hydratase AcnA: MTIKKNLYNSRSSFEVNGKKYNFYKLQALEDAGVGNVSKLPYSIKILLESVLRQYDGSVITEEHVNNLAKWGTNEVKEIDVPFKPSRVILQDFTGVPAVVDLASLRKAMADLGGDPNQINPAIPVDLVVDHSVQVDEFGSSDSLEKNMDLEFARNEERYKFLSWAQKSFDNYRAVPPATGIVHQVNLEYLASVVQTAEQNGEWEAFPDSLVGTDSHTTMINGLGILGWGVGGIEAEAGMLQQPSYFPVPEVIGVKLIGSLPEGTTATDLALKVTQVLREKKVVGKFVEFFGPGLSEMPLADRATVSNMAPEYGATCGFFPIDDEALNYLRLTGRTEEHIAIVEQYCKANGLFYTPDMEDPIFTDTVEINISAIEPNLSGPKRPQDLIPLSQMKTEWQKALKAPAGSSGFGLTDEEIAKEVTVKHPNGKSSTLKTGAVMIAAITSCTNTSNPFVMVGAGLVAKKAIEKGLSVPAYVKTSLAPGSKVVTGYLQEAGLNTYLDQLGFNTVGYGCTTCIGNSGPLPAEIEQAIAENDLTVTSVLSGNRNFEGRIHALVKANYLASPPLVVAYAIAGNVNFDLSNDSFGKDQDGKDVYLKDLWPSTAEVKEVMAKAVKPELFKKEYERVFDENQRWNELKTTDDNLYTWDTESTYIQNPPFFENLSPDPEEVKELSGLNIVAKLGDSVTTDHISPAGSIGKDTPAGKYLISKGLTPADFNSYGSRRGNHEVMMRGTFANIRIKNQIAPGTEGGYTTYWPNGEVMAIYDACMKYKEAGTGLVVLAGKDYGMGSSRDWAAKGTTLLGIKTVIAESFERIHRSNLVLMGVLPLQYKDGDTAQTLGLNGKEEITVKVTNDIKPRDHVKVLALNKETGETKEFEVLARFDSDIEVDYYRHGGILPMVLRAKLAEEKQKA, from the coding sequence ATGACAATTAAAAAGAATCTTTATAATTCACGTTCATCATTTGAAGTAAACGGAAAAAAGTACAACTTTTATAAGCTACAAGCCCTTGAGGACGCTGGAGTTGGAAACGTTTCCAAATTACCGTATTCTATCAAAATTTTGTTAGAATCTGTTTTACGCCAATATGATGGTTCAGTAATTACAGAAGAGCACGTAAACAATTTAGCAAAATGGGGAACAAATGAAGTCAAAGAAATTGATGTACCTTTTAAGCCGTCACGTGTAATTTTGCAAGATTTCACTGGAGTACCGGCAGTCGTCGACTTAGCTTCTTTACGTAAAGCAATGGCTGATCTAGGTGGCGATCCAAACCAGATCAATCCAGCTATACCTGTTGATCTAGTTGTTGACCATTCAGTACAAGTAGATGAATTTGGTTCAAGTGATTCATTAGAAAAAAACATGGATTTAGAATTTGCTCGAAACGAAGAGCGTTATAAATTTTTAAGCTGGGCTCAAAAATCGTTTGATAACTATCGTGCAGTGCCTCCAGCAACAGGCATTGTTCATCAAGTAAACTTGGAATATTTAGCAAGCGTTGTTCAAACAGCTGAACAAAATGGTGAATGGGAAGCATTTCCAGATTCATTAGTAGGAACAGATTCACATACAACAATGATTAACGGTCTAGGAATTTTAGGCTGGGGCGTTGGAGGAATTGAAGCGGAAGCAGGAATGTTACAACAACCGTCATATTTCCCAGTACCAGAAGTTATTGGTGTGAAGCTTATTGGTTCATTACCTGAAGGAACAACTGCTACTGATTTAGCTTTAAAAGTTACTCAAGTTCTTCGTGAGAAAAAAGTAGTTGGAAAATTTGTTGAGTTCTTCGGTCCTGGTCTTTCAGAAATGCCACTCGCAGACCGAGCAACAGTTTCTAATATGGCGCCTGAGTATGGTGCGACATGTGGTTTCTTTCCAATTGATGATGAAGCCCTTAATTACTTGCGTTTAACTGGTAGAACTGAAGAGCATATTGCAATTGTCGAACAATATTGTAAAGCAAATGGCCTATTCTATACACCAGATATGGAAGATCCAATTTTCACAGATACGGTGGAAATTAATATTTCTGCTATTGAACCTAATCTATCTGGTCCAAAGCGGCCACAAGATTTAATTCCACTTTCTCAAATGAAAACAGAATGGCAAAAAGCTTTAAAGGCTCCGGCTGGTAGCAGTGGCTTTGGCTTAACTGATGAAGAAATTGCTAAAGAGGTAACAGTTAAGCATCCGAATGGCAAATCTTCAACGCTTAAAACTGGTGCTGTGATGATTGCAGCAATTACAAGCTGTACAAATACATCTAATCCATTTGTAATGGTTGGAGCAGGCTTAGTTGCCAAAAAAGCTATTGAAAAAGGGTTGAGTGTTCCGGCTTACGTTAAAACGAGCTTAGCACCAGGGTCAAAAGTTGTAACTGGATATTTACAAGAAGCCGGCTTAAATACTTATTTAGATCAGCTTGGCTTTAACACAGTAGGTTACGGCTGTACAACTTGTATTGGTAATAGTGGTCCACTTCCAGCAGAAATTGAGCAAGCAATTGCTGAGAACGATTTAACAGTTACGTCAGTACTAAGTGGTAACCGTAACTTTGAAGGACGAATTCATGCTTTAGTTAAAGCTAACTATTTAGCTTCACCACCATTAGTAGTTGCCTATGCTATAGCTGGTAACGTTAATTTTGATTTATCTAATGACTCTTTCGGTAAAGATCAAGATGGTAAAGATGTTTATTTAAAGGATCTTTGGCCTTCGACAGCAGAAGTTAAAGAAGTGATGGCGAAAGCTGTTAAACCTGAGTTGTTTAAGAAGGAATATGAGCGTGTCTTTGACGAGAATCAGCGTTGGAATGAACTTAAAACAACGGATGATAATCTATACACGTGGGATACAGAGTCAACATATATTCAAAACCCACCATTCTTTGAAAACCTTTCTCCAGATCCGGAAGAGGTTAAAGAACTTAGCGGCTTAAATATTGTTGCAAAACTTGGTGATTCAGTAACGACTGATCATATTTCTCCAGCTGGATCAATTGGTAAAGACACTCCAGCGGGTAAATATTTGATCTCAAAAGGCTTAACACCAGCCGACTTTAATTCTTATGGTTCTCGTCGTGGTAATCATGAAGTGATGATGAGAGGTACGTTTGCGAACATCCGTATTAAAAACCAAATCGCTCCAGGTACAGAAGGTGGTTACACAACTTACTGGCCTAACGGCGAAGTAATGGCCATTTATGATGCGTGTATGAAGTATAAAGAAGCAGGTACTGGTTTAGTCGTACTAGCGGGTAAAGACTATGGAATGGGAAGCTCTCGTGACTGGGCAGCAAAAGGAACTACACTTTTAGGAATTAAAACAGTCATTGCAGAAAGCTTTGAAAGAATTCACCGTAGTAATCTAGTCTTAATGGGAGTATTGCCACTTCAGTATAAAGATGGCGACACTGCACAAACATTAGGCTTAAATGGAAAAGAAGAAATTACAGTTAAAGTAACAAATGATATTAAACCTAGAGACCACGTTAAAGTATTGGCTCTAAACAAAGAAACTGGTGAAACGAAAGAATTTGAAGTTTTAGC
- the sspO gene encoding small acid-soluble spore protein O: protein MAKRKANHLRPGMNAASAQGKGAGYNEEFSNEPLTEEQKQFNKKTKKRQ, encoded by the coding sequence ATGGCAAAAAGAAAAGCAAATCATCTAAGGCCTGGAATGAATGCTGCAAGTGCACAAGGCAAGGGCGCTGGCTATAACGAAGAATTTTCGAATGAACCACTAACTGAAGAGCAAAAACAATTTAATAAGAAAACAAAAAAGCGACAATAA